The following coding sequences lie in one Candidatus Omnitrophota bacterium genomic window:
- a CDS encoding CoA-binding protein gives MNHAKTIAILGASAQRHKYGNIAVRAWRDRGFAVYPVNPAQESIEGLPCYRSILDIPGEVEIASVYLPPEITLKVLPSIAQKGVKEVFLNPGSENAAVLQKARELGLNVIQACSIVAAGKSPADYPLS, from the coding sequence ATGAACCACGCCAAAACCATCGCCATCCTTGGCGCTTCCGCCCAACGCCATAAATACGGAAACATCGCCGTCCGCGCCTGGCGCGACCGGGGATTCGCGGTTTATCCCGTCAATCCCGCCCAGGAATCGATTGAAGGCTTGCCATGTTACCGCTCCATCCTTGATATTCCCGGCGAAGTGGAAATCGCAAGCGTCTACCTGCCGCCGGAAATAACCCTTAAGGTATTGCCATCCATTGCCCAAAAAGGCGTGAAAGAAGTATTTCTCAATCCCGGCTCGGAAAACGCTGCCGTCCTGCAAAAGGCGCGGGAATTGGGATTGAACGTCATCCAGGCATGCAGCATCGTCGCAGCGGGAAAATCGCCCGCCGATTACCCTCTATCATAA
- a CDS encoding STAS domain-containing protein, which translates to MKSDEINLLTLNISSDRRKNVIFITVSGPVNAAQSPRLREAIGEAFKKEVQAVIIDMNGVDYMDSSGLATFVEAVQKAEERGAKFAILGNMHERIQHLFEITRLDGLFLRFQSKEEVLNTIMNDE; encoded by the coding sequence ATGAAATCCGATGAAATCAATTTGTTGACGTTGAATATTTCCAGCGACCGGCGCAAAAACGTCATCTTTATTACCGTTTCCGGACCGGTGAACGCCGCCCAGTCGCCCCGTTTGCGGGAAGCGATCGGAGAAGCGTTCAAAAAGGAGGTTCAAGCCGTTATTATCGATATGAATGGCGTCGATTACATGGACAGTTCCGGTTTGGCAACTTTTGTGGAAGCCGTACAAAAAGCGGAAGAACGGGGGGCTAAATTCGCCATCCTGGGAAATATGCACGAGCGGATCCAACATCTTTTCGAGATTACGAGATTGGATGGCTTGTTTCTGCGTTTTCAATCCAAAGAAGAAGTATTGAATACCATAATGAATGATGAGTGA
- a CDS encoding ABC transporter ATP-binding protein — protein MSNRQEDSSAGKTYDARLMGRLLQYVLPYKKHIVLSVAFLFLYTAIELFASVYLYKIVIDRYIQSGVKAGLSLLALAYFLLLFAALVFQYMEFYLVNAMSQKSMYDLRLHLFRHLEKMSLSFFNRRPVGTLMTRLTSDIEALDSMFANCVVYTFNDVLIILGLLGIMFYLSLPLTLIVLAVLPAIVWVSVIFKRNVRLSYRDVRTLLSKMNGFLQENINGMETSQIFDRQRRNVEKFAGLTQGFRDANLRSVANFAFFYPTVEFLGSLAIALLLWYGGGLILKNPPLLTFGALAAFLQASQKFFQPIRDLADKFNIMQTAMAAAERVFSLLDMDESLPQIPQPVKRTLRGEVEFRNVWFAYNNEDWVLRDVSFTVEKGKKIALVGATGSGKSTIVNLLFRFYDVQKGQVLIDGIDVREYGLRELRAQMGLVLQDVFLFSGDIAGNIGLGRPQISEEDIVRASKIVQADRFVQRIPGGYHAEVKERGATLSLGQRQLLSFARALALNPAILVLDEATANVDAETEHLIQQALEKSIEGRTGVMVAHRLSTIQKADEILVLHHGEIIERGNHQQLLQQRGHYFRLYQLQYKDQPQEELSLQTGGRQGKVFSALD, from the coding sequence ATGTCCAATAGGCAAGAAGATTCGTCGGCTGGGAAAACGTACGACGCCCGTTTAATGGGGCGTCTGCTTCAGTACGTTCTCCCCTATAAGAAGCATATCGTTCTTTCCGTGGCTTTCTTGTTTCTTTATACCGCCATCGAACTCTTCGCTTCCGTCTATTTATACAAAATCGTCATCGACCGGTATATCCAAAGTGGAGTTAAGGCTGGATTATCGCTCTTGGCGCTGGCGTATTTTCTGCTGCTGTTCGCCGCCTTGGTTTTCCAATATATGGAATTCTATCTCGTCAACGCCATGAGCCAAAAGAGCATGTACGATCTGCGGCTTCACCTGTTCCGCCATCTGGAAAAGATGTCTCTTTCCTTCTTCAACCGGCGTCCGGTAGGGACGTTGATGACGCGGCTCACCAGCGATATTGAAGCCTTGGATTCCATGTTCGCCAACTGCGTCGTCTATACGTTCAACGACGTGCTCATCATTCTGGGGCTGTTGGGCATCATGTTTTATCTCAGCCTGCCCCTGACGCTGATCGTTTTGGCTGTGCTTCCAGCTATAGTCTGGGTTAGCGTAATTTTCAAAAGAAACGTTCGCCTCTCCTACCGCGATGTGCGCACTTTGTTGTCGAAGATGAACGGTTTTCTGCAAGAAAATATCAATGGCATGGAAACGTCGCAGATTTTCGACCGCCAGCGGCGCAACGTCGAGAAATTCGCCGGACTCACGCAAGGTTTTCGAGACGCCAACCTGCGCAGCGTCGCCAATTTTGCGTTCTTCTATCCTACCGTGGAATTCTTAGGCTCGCTGGCGATCGCCTTGCTGTTGTGGTACGGCGGAGGATTGATCCTGAAGAATCCTCCGTTGTTGACGTTCGGCGCCTTGGCGGCCTTTTTGCAAGCCTCGCAGAAATTTTTCCAGCCCATCCGCGATCTGGCGGATAAATTTAACATCATGCAAACGGCGATGGCGGCGGCGGAGCGCGTATTTTCGTTGCTCGACATGGACGAATCGCTTCCGCAAATTCCCCAACCCGTCAAGAGAACGCTGAGGGGAGAAGTGGAATTCCGCAACGTCTGGTTTGCTTATAATAACGAAGATTGGGTGCTGCGGGACGTTTCCTTTACCGTTGAGAAAGGGAAAAAGATCGCGCTCGTCGGCGCTACCGGTTCGGGAAAAAGCACCATCGTCAATCTTCTATTCCGTTTTTACGACGTCCAGAAAGGGCAAGTGTTGATCGACGGGATCGACGTGCGGGAATACGGCCTGCGCGAATTGCGCGCCCAAATGGGATTGGTCTTGCAGGATGTCTTTCTGTTTTCGGGCGATATTGCCGGAAACATAGGCCTGGGCCGCCCCCAAATCTCCGAGGAAGACATTGTCCGCGCTTCAAAAATCGTCCAGGCCGACCGCTTCGTGCAAAGAATTCCCGGCGGCTACCATGCGGAAGTGAAGGAACGGGGCGCCACCCTCTCCCTGGGTCAGCGGCAGCTGCTCTCTTTCGCCCGCGCCCTGGCGCTGAATCCCGCGATACTCGTTCTTGACGAAGCAACCGCCAACGTCGATGCTGAAACGGAGCATTTGATCCAACAGGCCTTGGAAAAATCCATCGAAGGCCGCACTGGCGTCATGGTGGCGCATCGGCTCTCCACCATCCAAAAAGCGGATGAAATTCTGGTGCTCCATCATGGCGAAATCATAGAGCGCGGGAATCACCAGCAGCTGCTCCAACAGCGCGGACATTATTTCCGGCTCTATCAATTGCAATATAAGGATCAGCCGCAAGAGGAACTTTCTTTGCAAACAGGGGGGCGCCAGGGCAAGGTTTTTTCTGCCCTTGATTGA
- a CDS encoding polysaccharide deacetylase family protein: MKYISLGGRVEGSPFPPLDLDSTVVMTVDVEDYYMSPESVPFETWPSYPSAIHEGMERCWSLLEEYGAKATFFFVGWLAERYPELVAQTAEKGHEIATHTYNHDFVSSLDGSRFAASVRRSLEILRSLVPSQSITGCRAPAFSLERAKTWQFDILRENGILYDSSINPHQTYLYGDRSAPRHPYEWRGVVEMPPAAVEIAGARFPAGGGGTLRILPSFYLSWARLRYQAEGFPPVIYIHPWEFVPNHPPLDLPWKQRLIHRIGLYSVEKKTRAILESNRILTMREYYALLKEARRCGTNGLNEDKRSQRME; this comes from the coding sequence ATGAAGTATATCTCCCTCGGCGGGCGCGTCGAAGGCTCTCCATTTCCGCCGCTCGATTTGGATTCAACTGTGGTTATGACGGTGGATGTGGAAGATTATTATATGAGTCCCGAAAGCGTTCCCTTCGAAACCTGGCCTTCCTATCCGTCCGCTATCCATGAGGGCATGGAGCGTTGCTGGAGTCTTTTGGAAGAATACGGCGCCAAGGCGACATTTTTTTTCGTCGGCTGGCTGGCGGAGCGCTATCCCGAACTTGTCGCGCAAACGGCGGAAAAAGGGCATGAAATCGCCACTCACACCTACAATCACGATTTCGTCTCATCGCTAGACGGGTCCCGCTTCGCCGCCAGCGTCCGGCGCAGTTTGGAAATTCTGCGGTCGCTCGTTCCATCCCAATCGATTACCGGCTGCCGGGCGCCCGCTTTTTCCCTGGAACGAGCGAAAACATGGCAGTTCGATATCTTGCGGGAAAACGGCATTCTCTACGATTCGTCCATCAATCCCCATCAAACCTATTTATATGGAGATCGCAGCGCTCCCCGGCATCCCTACGAATGGCGGGGAGTAGTCGAAATGCCGCCAGCGGCGGTGGAAATTGCAGGAGCGCGCTTCCCCGCCGGAGGAGGCGGAACCTTGCGGATTCTTCCTAGCTTTTATCTATCCTGGGCGCGTTTGCGCTATCAGGCGGAAGGATTTCCGCCAGTAATCTACATTCATCCGTGGGAGTTCGTTCCCAACCATCCGCCTCTCGATCTGCCCTGGAAGCAGCGTCTTATTCATCGCATCGGCCTATATAGCGTAGAAAAAAAAACGAGGGCCATCCTCGAAAGCAACCGGATTTTGACTATGCGGGAATATTATGCTCTTCTCAAAGAGGCGCGGCGCTGCGGAACGAACGGTTTGAATGAGGACAAGCGTTCTCAAAGGATGGAATGA
- a CDS encoding extracellular solute-binding protein, which yields MKYRLATVLFFFIVSSVLTASPAEKPILRVLNWSEFIAIDDKADPSLPIPERSPVLRQFMKEQNCSVEYYVYDSIEDLYRRTENMQGYYDVLIIPVDIAKKFLIEERLYKFTPNQITNKNVISKEYAERLKSLGDYFLPYLIGTTGIAYRKDLTGREIENWKDYFEPPQPLKGKLAAQNTFVTLFFALNYLGIDIKTQDDKKAMEAAQVFYALKKNGFIEFSNNVINIQNELLRGDLAMAIMYSSDALSVMAEDASKNICYIVPKEGGELGVDGVTVLNDAPHKDLALKFADFMLKPEIHAANAVYLNSWCPNDKAVAIIKKSHPEYFNNPNINLSPEIRERIEIYSNPALEKEMRRLWSQIADPLGTLPFLF from the coding sequence ATGAAATATCGTTTGGCGACGGTTCTCTTTTTCTTTATTGTTTCTTCGGTATTGACGGCTTCGCCCGCCGAAAAACCAATATTACGAGTGTTGAATTGGTCGGAATTTATCGCTATCGACGATAAAGCCGATCCTTCCCTGCCGATACCGGAACGTTCTCCCGTTTTACGCCAATTCATGAAAGAGCAAAATTGCTCCGTGGAATACTACGTCTACGATTCCATAGAAGATCTCTATCGCCGCACAGAAAATATGCAGGGATATTATGACGTTCTTATTATCCCTGTCGATATCGCCAAAAAATTTCTTATAGAAGAGCGACTATATAAATTTACTCCCAACCAAATCACCAACAAAAACGTTATTTCCAAGGAGTACGCCGAAAGGCTGAAATCATTAGGCGATTATTTTCTTCCCTATTTGATAGGAACGACGGGAATCGCCTATCGTAAAGACCTGACGGGCCGCGAAATAGAAAACTGGAAAGATTATTTTGAGCCGCCGCAACCGCTTAAAGGCAAATTGGCCGCTCAGAATACGTTCGTCACGCTCTTTTTCGCTCTAAATTATCTGGGAATCGATATCAAGACGCAAGACGATAAAAAGGCAATGGAGGCGGCTCAGGTTTTTTATGCTCTCAAGAAAAACGGCTTTATCGAATTTTCCAATAATGTTATAAATATTCAGAATGAATTGCTGCGCGGCGATCTGGCGATGGCGATTATGTATTCCAGCGATGCGCTAAGCGTTATGGCGGAAGACGCGTCGAAGAACATCTGTTATATCGTCCCCAAGGAAGGCGGGGAACTGGGAGTGGATGGCGTTACCGTTCTAAACGACGCTCCACACAAAGATTTGGCGTTGAAGTTCGCCGATTTTATGCTGAAGCCGGAGATTCATGCGGCCAACGCCGTCTATTTGAACTCATGGTGTCCCAACGATAAAGCCGTCGCCATCATCAAAAAATCCCATCCCGAATATTTCAATAATCCCAATATCAATTTGTCTCCCGAAATAAGAGAGCGAATCGAGATTTACAGCAATCCGGCGCTGGAAAAAGAGATGCGGCGGCTATGGTCTCAAATCGCCGATCCATTGGGAACGCTGCCGTTTTTGTTTTAA
- a CDS encoding formylglycine-generating enzyme family protein, translated as MSLIPSGQFTMGSPVELHGAREDEFPRHPVNISKPFYIGKYEVTQAQWQAIMGYNPVDDYEANMDFYPYVHHINKPVVNVTWDDCQDFIQKINEKGWGTFRLPTEAEWEYACRAGTTTPFYWGSDGGLKYIQKYSPFIQEVGLKLPNAWNLFDMIGNVFEFCYDWYGPYSSEYQIDPVGPEIGKNKVIRGGYIYIPETEMRSAARAHYPLDEKSAYGGLRIVKEYCTNFSTPTINIYDTPDSTDEDYTGKTDFDAVDERNLTLRWNIPAWDGTSWDVYVRDGLGGYQFLARAALDANQLDWFPGAANIAAKFASGPEFGHVYRFRVVRLAWPIGPEDVYDQTAATGFAMESATAPDLAPPVMPNLNPGQIAVYDDLLGGNDLAPQNGSGSDADKSTQRAIQIAWNFGSNLADVSDYRVLVKVNEQGEFQPLGNTNSGNITYYYWSPKETFYTAKEFSPGPQTGNSYRFKVVEFNPKNKVNAELTTGLLNYTEEGE; from the coding sequence ATGTCATTAATTCCTTCCGGGCAATTTACAATGGGCAGTCCAGTAGAATTGCATGGAGCCAGAGAAGACGAGTTTCCTCGCCATCCTGTCAATATTTCAAAGCCTTTCTATATAGGAAAATACGAAGTTACCCAAGCGCAATGGCAAGCGATTATGGGTTATAATCCCGTCGATGATTATGAAGCCAATATGGATTTTTATCCTTATGTTCATCACATCAATAAACCGGTTGTAAATGTAACGTGGGATGACTGCCAGGATTTTATTCAAAAAATAAACGAAAAAGGGTGGGGAACATTTCGCTTGCCGACGGAAGCGGAATGGGAATACGCCTGCCGCGCTGGAACGACAACGCCATTTTATTGGGGAAGCGATGGCGGTCTAAAATATATACAAAAATATAGTCCATTTATTCAAGAAGTAGGCTTAAAACTACCAAACGCATGGAATCTTTTCGATATGATTGGAAATGTTTTTGAGTTTTGCTACGATTGGTATGGTCCCTATTCGAGCGAATACCAAATTGATCCAGTTGGACCCGAAATAGGAAAAAACAAGGTGATACGAGGTGGATATATATATATACCTGAAACAGAAATGCGTTCGGCAGCTAGGGCGCATTATCCTTTGGATGAAAAATCAGCATATGGCGGCTTAAGAATTGTCAAAGAATATTGTACTAACTTTTCTACGCCAACTATCAATATTTACGATACCCCAGATTCCACAGACGAAGACTACACCGGCAAGACCGACTTTGATGCGGTGGACGAACGCAATCTTACCCTTCGCTGGAATATCCCTGCGTGGGATGGGACCAGCTGGGATGTTTATGTGCGCGATGGGTTGGGCGGATATCAGTTTCTCGCCCGCGCGGCGTTGGATGCCAACCAATTGGATTGGTTCCCCGGCGCGGCGAACATCGCCGCTAAGTTCGCAAGCGGGCCGGAATTCGGCCATGTCTACCGCTTCCGCGTCGTGCGCCTAGCTTGGCCTATCGGCCCGGAAGACGTGTACGACCAAACCGCGGCGACTGGCTTCGCGATGGAAAGCGCAACCGCCCCCGATCTCGCGCCGCCGGTCATGCCCAACCTCAATCCCGGCCAGATCGCCGTCTACGACGACCTGCTCGGAGGCAACGACCTCGCCCCGCAAAACGGCTCGGGTTCGGACGCGGACAAGTCCACTCAGCGAGCCATCCAAATCGCCTGGAACTTCGGCTCCAACCTGGCCGACGTGTCGGATTATAGAGTTCTAGTAAAAGTCAACGAGCAGGGCGAATTCCAACCGCTAGGCAATACCAATAGCGGGAATATTACCTATTACTATTGGTCGCCCAAAGAAACGTTCTATACGGCGAAAGAGTTCAGCCCAGGCCCGCAAACGGGAAATTCCTACCGCTTCAAAGTCGTAGAATTCAACCCCAAAAACAAAGTCAACGCCGAATTGACGACGGGATTGTTGAACTATACGGAAGAAGGCGAATGA
- a CDS encoding flavin reductase family protein gives MAAIPNRLFSVMLSSHPILLLSARSGRFNTISTVSCYLPLSQDPPMIGLSLKPSSMSYRYIRESGDFILGVPDESMLQIVHFCGVNSGRYLDKISHLNLPTTRGKSASPLLLTSCPANIECRVRDIVPIGNRPFLNAEILDITADSRYYGNGWLPGVRLIHFEGGTRYRIGNEIVDMGSLRPGLIQMDSIG, from the coding sequence ATGGCGGCTATACCGAATAGGCTTTTTTCCGTGATGCTCTCTTCCCATCCCATTCTGCTTCTCTCCGCCCGCAGCGGGCGATTCAATACGATCTCCACAGTCTCGTGTTATCTTCCCCTCAGCCAGGATCCGCCGATGATCGGACTCTCGCTCAAGCCGAGTTCCATGAGTTATCGTTATATCCGCGAATCCGGCGATTTCATTCTCGGCGTTCCCGACGAATCCATGCTGCAGATCGTTCATTTTTGCGGCGTCAATTCGGGCCGGTACTTGGATAAGATTTCGCATCTCAACCTGCCTACGACGCGGGGAAAATCCGCCAGTCCCCTCTTGTTGACCAGCTGCCCCGCCAATATCGAATGCCGGGTGCGGGATATCGTCCCCATCGGCAACCGCCCGTTCCTCAACGCCGAAATTCTCGATATAACCGCCGATTCCCGCTACTATGGCAACGGATGGCTTCCGGGCGTCCGATTGATCCATTTCGAAGGCGGGACTCGCTATCGGATAGGAAATGAAATCGTCGATATGGGTTCGCTTCGGCCCGGTTTGATTCAAATGGATTCGATCGGGTGA
- a CDS encoding deoxyguanosinetriphosphate triphosphohydrolase encodes MTEELSLLTRAQQEERERLHLAPYAARSGESLGRVYTEAEHPYRTCYQRDRDRIVHCAAFRRLEYKTQVFVNREGDHYRTRMTHSLEVGQISRTLGRLLGVNEDLCEAHALAHDLGHPPFGHSGERVLNELMAEHGGFEHNAQALRIVDRLEKRYPSFPGLNLTAETRRGILKTKSPYAGMGAGMAARNPIECQIVDIADEISYTSHDLDDGIESGLLRTEEMMRTALWREAWEAAEKQCPGLDAASQRFQTIIHIINVQVTDAAHESLRRLRQANLESLGEAVDFSPSMRAKVMEAKKFLTESLYRHPRVLRTMSRCDLIVRRLFLHYAENPRQLPFSFQKRIDEDGLYRTAADYIAGMTDRYAEKDFCELFGC; translated from the coding sequence ATGACGGAAGAACTATCCCTTTTAACGCGGGCGCAGCAGGAAGAACGGGAGCGGCTTCATCTCGCTCCTTACGCCGCCCGTTCGGGCGAATCGCTGGGACGCGTTTATACTGAAGCGGAGCACCCTTACCGCACCTGCTACCAGCGCGACCGCGACCGCATCGTTCATTGCGCCGCCTTCCGGCGGTTGGAGTATAAGACGCAGGTTTTCGTCAACCGGGAGGGAGACCATTACCGCACCCGCATGACGCATTCGCTGGAGGTAGGCCAAATTTCGCGCACCCTGGGACGGCTGCTCGGCGTCAACGAGGATTTATGCGAGGCGCACGCCTTGGCGCACGATCTGGGGCATCCTCCATTCGGCCACTCCGGAGAACGGGTGTTGAACGAATTGATGGCGGAGCATGGGGGATTCGAACACAACGCCCAGGCGCTAAGAATTGTGGACCGGTTGGAAAAACGCTATCCATCCTTCCCCGGTTTGAATCTGACGGCGGAGACGCGGCGCGGCATCCTTAAAACCAAATCTCCCTACGCGGGCATGGGCGCCGGGATGGCCGCCCGCAATCCCATCGAATGCCAAATCGTGGACATCGCCGACGAAATCTCCTATACCAGCCACGACCTGGACGACGGCATCGAGTCGGGCCTGCTGCGGACGGAAGAGATGATGCGGACGGCGCTATGGCGGGAAGCCTGGGAAGCGGCGGAAAAGCAATGTCCCGGCCTCGACGCCGCCAGCCAGCGCTTTCAAACCATCATCCATATCATCAACGTCCAGGTGACGGACGCCGCCCATGAAAGCCTGCGCCGTCTGCGGCAAGCGAATCTGGAAAGCCTCGGCGAAGCCGTGGATTTCAGCCCTTCGATGCGCGCGAAAGTGATGGAAGCCAAGAAATTTCTAACGGAAAGCCTCTATCGCCATCCCCGCGTTTTGCGGACGATGTCGCGCTGCGACTTGATCGTGCGCCGCCTGTTTCTCCATTATGCCGAAAATCCCCGCCAACTTCCTTTCTCGTTCCAAAAACGGATTGACGAAGATGGATTGTATAGAACCGCCGCCGATTATATCGCTGGAATGACCGACCGTTATGCGGAAAAAGATTTTTGCGAACTCTTCGGCTGCTAG